Proteins from a genomic interval of Aquabacterium sp. J223:
- a CDS encoding aromatic ring-hydroxylating dioxygenase subunit alpha, with product MAFLRNAWYAAAWADEVGDGLFTRRILDEPVLLYRNDAGTPVALADRCPHRFVPLHRGRKLGDRIECGYHGLQFDPDGRCVANPFDGHLPAAARVKTYPVVERHGLLWLWMGEPARAATTAVPDFGYLDEPGWAKVPGYKQVQAHYELLVDNLADLSHTHVLHRSNMGAESPRGEHAVQQDGDTVRSRFWYPAIRIPPMYARYWDRGGDEVVDRWTEITWNAPGCVRLDAGVTPAGRPREEGLAGIGTHLFTPETGTSTHYFYCQVRNYKVGDAATDAAVRQWQQTAFHGEDAPMIEAQQRSMGAQTDLLAMKPVLLAADAGAIRIRRVLAAMIAREAAAG from the coding sequence TTGGCCTTCCTTCGCAACGCCTGGTACGCCGCGGCCTGGGCCGACGAGGTCGGCGACGGGCTCTTCACCCGCCGCATCCTCGACGAGCCGGTGCTGCTGTACCGCAACGACGCCGGCACGCCGGTGGCCTTGGCCGACCGCTGCCCGCACCGCTTCGTGCCGCTGCACCGCGGCCGCAAGCTCGGGGACCGCATCGAGTGCGGCTACCACGGCCTGCAGTTCGACCCCGACGGCCGTTGCGTGGCCAACCCCTTCGACGGCCACCTGCCGGCCGCCGCGCGCGTGAAGACCTACCCGGTGGTCGAGCGCCACGGGCTGCTGTGGCTGTGGATGGGCGAGCCCGCCCGGGCCGCGACCACCGCGGTGCCCGACTTCGGCTACCTGGACGAACCGGGCTGGGCCAAGGTGCCGGGCTACAAGCAGGTGCAGGCGCACTACGAGCTGCTGGTCGACAACCTGGCCGACCTCAGCCACACCCATGTCCTGCACCGCAGCAACATGGGCGCCGAGTCGCCGCGCGGCGAGCACGCGGTGCAGCAGGACGGCGACACGGTGCGCAGCCGCTTCTGGTACCCGGCCATCCGCATCCCGCCGATGTACGCCCGCTACTGGGACCGCGGCGGCGACGAGGTGGTCGACCGCTGGACCGAGATCACCTGGAACGCGCCGGGCTGCGTGCGGCTGGACGCCGGCGTCACGCCCGCCGGCCGTCCGCGCGAGGAGGGGCTCGCCGGCATCGGCACCCACCTTTTCACGCCGGAGACCGGCACCTCCACCCACTACTTCTACTGCCAGGTGCGCAACTACAAGGTCGGCGACGCGGCCACCGACGCCGCCGTGCGTCAGTGGCAGCAGACCGCCTTCCACGGCGAGGACGCACCGATGATCGAGGCGCAGCAGCGCAGCATGGGCGCGCAGACCGACCTGCTGGCGATGAAGCCGGTGCTGCTGGCCGCCGATGCCGGCGCCATCCGCATCCGCCGCGTGCTGGCCGCGATGATCGCCCGCGAGGCGGCCGCCGGCTGA
- a CDS encoding LysR substrate-binding domain-containing protein → MTMHDEAGDAVRRLDLNLLRLFDAVYQTRHVGRAAEQLGMTQPAASQALTRLRLRVGDPLFARAAGGMQPSARAHRMAPTVAAALALMAQALGDGEAFDPQRSGRTFRVHLSDIGEARFLPSLMAALHRHAPAVRLECQALPQARIAAALDDGELDFAFGFLPGVRDTRRALLLHDRYVVLLREGHALARRRRARPALSDLAPLEFAAVRSHSETLRILQQLGLGPRLRLVASHFLALPAVVRDSDLGLLIPDEVARGIAQHGGFAIVEPRLPMGDFAVSLHWSRRHEDEPAQRFFRRLVTEQLFSGSRPAAARR, encoded by the coding sequence ATGACGATGCACGACGAGGCCGGCGACGCCGTGCGCCGGCTGGACCTCAACCTGCTGCGGCTGTTCGACGCGGTCTACCAGACCCGGCACGTCGGCCGTGCGGCGGAGCAGCTGGGCATGACGCAGCCGGCCGCCAGCCAGGCGCTGACCCGGCTGCGGCTGCGGGTGGGCGACCCGCTGTTCGCGCGGGCGGCCGGCGGCATGCAGCCCTCGGCGCGCGCGCACCGCATGGCGCCCACCGTGGCGGCGGCGCTGGCGCTGATGGCGCAGGCGCTGGGCGACGGCGAAGCCTTCGACCCGCAGCGCTCGGGCCGGACCTTCCGCGTGCACCTGAGCGACATCGGCGAGGCCCGCTTCCTGCCGTCGCTGATGGCGGCGCTGCACCGCCACGCGCCCGCCGTGCGGCTGGAATGCCAGGCGCTGCCGCAGGCCCGCATCGCCGCCGCGCTGGACGACGGCGAACTCGACTTCGCCTTCGGTTTCCTGCCCGGCGTGAGGGACACCCGCCGTGCGCTGCTGCTGCACGACCGCTACGTGGTGCTGCTGCGCGAGGGTCACGCGCTGGCCCGGCGGCGCCGGGCGCGGCCGGCGCTGTCGGACCTGGCCCCGCTGGAGTTCGCGGCGGTGCGCTCGCATTCGGAGACGCTGCGCATCCTGCAGCAGCTGGGGCTGGGGCCGCGGCTGCGGCTGGTGGCGTCGCACTTCCTGGCGCTGCCGGCGGTGGTGCGCGACAGCGACCTCGGCCTGCTCATCCCCGACGAGGTGGCGCGCGGCATCGCGCAGCACGGCGGCTTCGCCATCGTCGAGCCGCGGCTGCCGATGGGCGACTTCGCCGTGAGCCTGCACTGGAGCCGCCGCCACGAGGACGAGCCGGCGCAGCGCTTCTTCCGACGGCTGGTGACGGAGCAGCTGTTCAGCGGCTCGCGGCCCGCGGCGGCGCGTCGCTGA
- a CDS encoding LysR family transcriptional regulator, with amino-acid sequence MQNIDLHTLKVFDEIVRTGSLSRTAERLGLSQPAISISLAKLRRSFDDALFVRVGHAMKPTPQAEAMVDSVRAAIRAIEHTLTSRLDFEPATTRRTFRLAMTDVGQIVLLPRLLGALGRQAPSADLEIVNLTLQTPDLLEAGEVDLAIGFLPELPAGFFQQALFDERFACLVRTGHPRVRGAPTLDQLRAEAHVAVVTAGSAHTSMDRALDSLGVERRVAVRIPNFLGLPTVIGGSDHVCLLPGRAAAIMAEQPAVTAWPLPFELPGYVVKQHWHRRQMADPAHRWLRQLVGELFLAEVRAPAEALGRGAVSDAPPRAASR; translated from the coding sequence ATGCAGAACATCGACCTGCACACGCTGAAGGTGTTCGACGAGATCGTGCGCACCGGCAGCCTGTCGCGCACGGCGGAACGGCTGGGCCTCAGCCAGCCGGCCATCAGCATCTCGCTGGCCAAGCTGCGGCGCAGCTTCGACGACGCGCTGTTCGTGCGGGTGGGCCATGCCATGAAGCCGACGCCGCAGGCCGAGGCGATGGTCGACAGCGTGCGCGCCGCCATCCGCGCCATCGAGCACACGCTCACCAGCCGGCTGGACTTCGAGCCGGCGACCACCCGGCGCACCTTCCGCCTGGCGATGACCGACGTCGGCCAGATCGTGCTGCTGCCGCGCCTGCTCGGCGCGCTGGGGCGGCAGGCGCCGAGCGCCGACCTGGAGATCGTCAACCTGACGCTGCAGACCCCAGACCTGCTGGAAGCCGGCGAGGTGGACCTGGCGATCGGCTTCCTGCCCGAGCTGCCGGCGGGCTTCTTCCAGCAGGCGCTCTTCGACGAGCGGTTCGCCTGCCTGGTGCGCACCGGGCACCCGCGCGTCCGCGGCGCGCCGACGCTGGACCAGCTGCGCGCCGAAGCCCATGTGGCCGTGGTCACCGCGGGCAGCGCCCACACCTCGATGGACCGGGCGCTTGATTCGCTGGGCGTCGAACGCCGGGTGGCGGTGCGCATCCCGAACTTCCTCGGGCTGCCGACGGTCATCGGCGGGTCCGACCACGTCTGCCTGCTGCCCGGGCGTGCCGCCGCCATCATGGCCGAGCAGCCGGCGGTGACCGCCTGGCCCCTGCCCTTCGAACTGCCGGGCTACGTGGTCAAGCAGCACTGGCACCGTCGCCAGATGGCCGACCCGGCCCACCGCTGGCTGCGCCAGCTGGTGGGCGAGCTGTTCCTGGCGGAAGTCCGCGCGCCGGCCGAAGCGCTGGGCCGCGGCGCGGTCAGCGACGCGCCGCCGCGGGCCGCGAGCCGCTGA
- a CDS encoding amidohydrolase family protein, with translation MKIDVHFHAVPPAFKAAALRAGRGATIASGFPDWSVPGALAVMDRHGIATAITSISQPGVHFGDDAAARALARRCNEEAAEAIAQHPARFGAFATLPLPDVDGACAEVAHALDVLKLDGVCLLASYGERFLGDPSFDPVLRELDARAAVVFVHPNFHPSSRALDTPLPAFLTEFPFDTTRGVTRLIFSGATRRFARIRFILAHAGGTLPYLAWRLSLAPAIDARFAAETGAGILEEIGRFWFDTAQAAGPAVLAALRQVAPADRVLFGSDWPYCPETVLQMTGEAVQAAAASDPAATGIARRHALALFPRLRTQDDR, from the coding sequence ATGAAGATCGACGTCCATTTCCACGCGGTGCCGCCGGCGTTCAAGGCGGCGGCGCTGCGCGCCGGCCGCGGCGCCACCATCGCCAGCGGCTTCCCCGACTGGTCGGTGCCGGGCGCGCTGGCGGTGATGGACCGCCACGGCATCGCCACCGCCATCACCTCCATCTCGCAGCCCGGCGTGCACTTCGGCGACGACGCCGCCGCCCGCGCGCTGGCCCGGCGGTGCAACGAGGAGGCGGCCGAGGCCATCGCGCAGCACCCGGCGCGCTTCGGCGCCTTCGCCACGCTGCCGCTGCCCGACGTCGACGGCGCCTGCGCCGAGGTCGCCCATGCGCTGGACGTGCTGAAGCTCGACGGCGTCTGCCTGCTTGCCAGCTACGGCGAACGTTTCCTCGGCGACCCGTCGTTCGACCCGGTGCTGCGCGAGCTGGACGCGCGCGCGGCGGTGGTCTTCGTCCACCCCAACTTCCACCCGTCGAGCCGGGCGCTGGACACGCCGCTGCCGGCCTTCCTCACCGAGTTCCCGTTCGACACCACGCGCGGCGTCACCCGCCTGATCTTCTCCGGCGCCACACGGCGCTTCGCGCGCATCCGCTTCATCCTGGCCCATGCCGGCGGCACCTTGCCCTACCTGGCCTGGCGGCTGTCGCTGGCGCCGGCCATCGACGCCCGCTTCGCCGCCGAGACCGGCGCCGGCATCCTGGAGGAGATCGGCCGCTTCTGGTTCGACACCGCGCAGGCCGCCGGGCCGGCCGTGCTGGCCGCGCTGCGCCAAGTGGCGCCGGCCGACCGGGTGCTGTTCGGCAGCGACTGGCCGTACTGCCCGGAGACCGTGCTGCAGATGACCGGCGAGGCGGTGCAGGCCGCCGCGGCCAGCGATCCCGCCGCCACCGGCATCGCCCGGCGCCATGCGCTGGCGCTGTTCCCCCGGCTGCGCACCCAAGACGACCGCTGA